In Raphanus sativus cultivar WK10039 unplaced genomic scaffold, ASM80110v3 Scaffold2361, whole genome shotgun sequence, the following proteins share a genomic window:
- the LOC130494381 gene encoding uncharacterized protein LOC130494381 isoform X1 — protein MFRMEEERDESRKSRKEKEMERRRLRDRERRQSMSQDERERHLARRRKNYQLRRQRAEVSRIGSQIQEITGEGSQLAAVISPLHSGDSSTVPSLFDSDQSVGISVEEFGKLVGTIRLSRVKHLARTLRKWSNTGAEASSSSGATNAMTRCAMSSGLRLSRVKRLVRSKGQQEGLLSQNSPTQGPLLQSSSQT, from the exons ATGTTCAG AATGGAGGAAGAGAGAGACGAATCGAGGAAAAGCaggaaggagaaggagatggaAAGGCGGCGTctaagagacagagagagaagaCAATCTATGAGCCAAGACGAGAGGGAAAGGCATTTAGCTCGGCGCCGCAAGAACTACCAGCTACGAAGGCAGAGAGCTGAGGTAAGCCGCATCGGCTCTCAGATCCAAGAGATCACCGGAGAAGGGAGCCAGTTAGCTGCAGTCATCTCGCCTCTTCATTCCGGTGACAGTAGTACTGTCCCTTCCTTGTTTGATTCTGATCAGA GTGTGGGAATATCAGTGGAGGAGTTCGGTAAACTGGTGGGGACTATACGACTCAGCCGTGTGAAACATCTGGCGAGGACACTGAGAAAGTGGAGTAATACTGGTGCAGAGGCAAGCAGCAGTTCTGGTGCAACAAACGCAATGACTAGAT GTGCAATGTCAAGTGGGCTACGTCTGAGTCGAGTGAAACGACTGGTGAGATCAAAGGGCCAGCAGGAGGGGTTGTTGTCTCAAAACTCACCAACACAAG GACCCCTGCTTCAGTCGAGTTCACAAACTTGA
- the LOC130494381 gene encoding uncharacterized protein LOC130494381 isoform X3 — protein MFRMEEERDESRKSRKEKEMERRRLRDRERRQSMSQDERERHLARRRKNYQLRRQRAEVSRIGSQIQEITGEGSQLAAVISPLHSGDSSTVPSLFDSDQMEEFGKLVGTIRLSRVKHLARTLRKWSNTGAEASSSSGATNAMTRCAMSSGLRLSRVKRLVRSKGQQEGLLSQNSPTQGPLLQSSSQT, from the exons ATGTTCAG AATGGAGGAAGAGAGAGACGAATCGAGGAAAAGCaggaaggagaaggagatggaAAGGCGGCGTctaagagacagagagagaagaCAATCTATGAGCCAAGACGAGAGGGAAAGGCATTTAGCTCGGCGCCGCAAGAACTACCAGCTACGAAGGCAGAGAGCTGAGGTAAGCCGCATCGGCTCTCAGATCCAAGAGATCACCGGAGAAGGGAGCCAGTTAGCTGCAGTCATCTCGCCTCTTCATTCCGGTGACAGTAGTACTGTCCCTTCCTTGTTTGATTCTGATCAGA TGGAGGAGTTCGGTAAACTGGTGGGGACTATACGACTCAGCCGTGTGAAACATCTGGCGAGGACACTGAGAAAGTGGAGTAATACTGGTGCAGAGGCAAGCAGCAGTTCTGGTGCAACAAACGCAATGACTAGAT GTGCAATGTCAAGTGGGCTACGTCTGAGTCGAGTGAAACGACTGGTGAGATCAAAGGGCCAGCAGGAGGGGTTGTTGTCTCAAAACTCACCAACACAAG GACCCCTGCTTCAGTCGAGTTCACAAACTTGA
- the LOC130494381 gene encoding uncharacterized protein LOC130494381 isoform X2, translating to MEEERDESRKSRKEKEMERRRLRDRERRQSMSQDERERHLARRRKNYQLRRQRAEVSRIGSQIQEITGEGSQLAAVISPLHSGDSSTVPSLFDSDQSVGISVEEFGKLVGTIRLSRVKHLARTLRKWSNTGAEASSSSGATNAMTRCAMSSGLRLSRVKRLVRSKGQQEGLLSQNSPTQGPLLQSSSQT from the exons ATGGAGGAAGAGAGAGACGAATCGAGGAAAAGCaggaaggagaaggagatggaAAGGCGGCGTctaagagacagagagagaagaCAATCTATGAGCCAAGACGAGAGGGAAAGGCATTTAGCTCGGCGCCGCAAGAACTACCAGCTACGAAGGCAGAGAGCTGAGGTAAGCCGCATCGGCTCTCAGATCCAAGAGATCACCGGAGAAGGGAGCCAGTTAGCTGCAGTCATCTCGCCTCTTCATTCCGGTGACAGTAGTACTGTCCCTTCCTTGTTTGATTCTGATCAGA GTGTGGGAATATCAGTGGAGGAGTTCGGTAAACTGGTGGGGACTATACGACTCAGCCGTGTGAAACATCTGGCGAGGACACTGAGAAAGTGGAGTAATACTGGTGCAGAGGCAAGCAGCAGTTCTGGTGCAACAAACGCAATGACTAGAT GTGCAATGTCAAGTGGGCTACGTCTGAGTCGAGTGAAACGACTGGTGAGATCAAAGGGCCAGCAGGAGGGGTTGTTGTCTCAAAACTCACCAACACAAG GACCCCTGCTTCAGTCGAGTTCACAAACTTGA